A stretch of the Orcinus orca chromosome 1, mOrcOrc1.1, whole genome shotgun sequence genome encodes the following:
- the CDCP2 gene encoding CUB domain-containing protein 2 — protein MLAELEFCLLLAVTLLSPVPRAQAMEGVKCGGVLSAPSGNFSSPNFPRLYPYNTECIWLIVVAEGSSVLLTFHAFDLEYHDTCSFDFLEIYNGASGDQGNLLGRFCGQVPPPPFASSWNVMSVVFHSDKHVASRGFSAGYQKDVCGGVLTGLSGVLTSPEHPNNYPNNVECRWVIRASGPATVKLVFVDFQVEGSEQCTYDYVAVLGGPGPAHGHHYCGSSRPPTLVSLGHELQVVFKSDFNIGGRGFKAYYFSGECQEVYTAVRGNFSSPQYPSSYPNHIRCHWTIRLPLGYRVKVFFLDLELEGPNSLTKTCDFDHLAAFDGASEEAPLLGSWCGHHLPPPVTSSHNQLLLLLHTDRSTTRRGFSVAYIGVVPMNVSCSRTDFQILISAQAVAPLERTEVYLGSRSCAAQEVGSNFRIQARFDTCGTESQRRNNTSVIVSVLYIDFSASGQEDIHEYEVRCEPRRKEASVHLLSGSHWLGPYAATAEHLQEAPPRDEAEALEGPVAMVAQDTSDIIFLGLCILAGVLMVIAIVVLMLL, from the exons ATGCTGGCAGAGCTGGAGTTCTGTCTGCTGCTGGCAGTGACACTGCTGAGCCCAGTCCCCAGGGCCCAAGCCATGGAAG GTGTCAAATGTGGGGGTGTGCTCTCAGCACCTTCTGGAAACTTCTCCAGCCCCAACTTTCCCAGGCTCTACCCCTACAACACGGAGTGCATCTGGCTGATTGTGGTAGCTGAGGGCTCCTCCGTGCTGCTCACCTTCCACGCCTTCGACCTGGAGTACCATGACACCTGCAGCTTCGACTTCCTGGAGATCTACAACGGGGCCTCCGGAGACCAGGGCAACCTGCTGGGGAGGTTCTGCGGCCAGGTGCCCCCACCGCCCTTCGCCTCCTCCTGGAACGTCATGTCTGTGGTCTTCCACTCAGACAAGCACGTGGCCAGCAGAGGCTTTTCCGCAGGCTACCAGAAAG ATGTGTGTGGTGGCGTCCTGACGGGCCTGTCGGGGGTCCTCACCAGCCCCGAGCACCCCAACAACTACCCCAACAATGTGGAGTGCCGCTGGGTGATCCGAGCCTCTGGCCCCGCCACCGTGAAGCTGGTCTTCGTGGACTTCCAGGTGGAGGGCAGCGAGCAGTGCACCTACGACTACGTGGCTGTGCTTGGGGGGCCCGGCCCCGCCCATGGGCACCACTACTGCGGCAGCTCCAGGCCCCCCACGCTCGTGTCGCTGGGCCACGAGCTGCAGGTGGTCTTCAAGTCCGACTTTAACATCGGGGGCCGGGGCTTCAAGGCCTACTACTTCTCAG GAGAATGCCAGGAGGTATACACGGCGGTGCGGGGCAACTTCTCCAGCCCACAGTACCCCAGCTCCTACCCCAACCACATCCGGTGCCACTGGACCATCCGCCTGCCTCTTGGCTACCGGGTCAAAGTGTTCTTCCTGGACCTGGAACTGGAGGGGCCCAACAGCCTGACCAAGACCTGTGACTTTGACCATCTGGCAGCCTTCGACGGGGCCAGCGAGGAGGCGCCCCTGCTGGGCAGTTGGTGTGGCCACCACCTGCCACCACCGGTCACCTCGAGCCACAACCAGCTCCTGCTTCTGCTGCACACAGACCGTAGCACCACCCGCAGGGGCTTCTCTGTGGCCTACATTGGAG TGGTCCCCATGAACGTGAGCTGCTCCCGCACGGACTTCCAGATCCTGATCTCCGCGCAGGCAGTGGCCCCGCTAGAACGGACCGAAGTCTACCTGGGCAGCCGGAGCTGCGCTGCTCAGGAAGTCGGCAGCAACTTCCGGATCCAGGCCCGCTTTGACACCTGCGGCACTGAGTCTCAg AGAAGAAATAACACTTCAGTGATCGTCAGCGTGCTGTACATCGACTTCTCAGCCAGTGGGCAGGAGGATATCCACGAATACGAGGTCCGCTGTGAGCCGAGGCGAAAGGAGGCCTCTGTCCACCTGCTGTCCGGCTCCCACTGGCTTGGGCCCTATGCTGCCACGGCAGAGCACCTTCAGGAGGCACCACCCAGGGACGAGGCAGAGGCGCTGGAGGGCCCCGTGGCCATGGTGGCCCAGGACACCAGTGACATCATCTTCCTGGGCCTTTGCATCCTGGCTGGAGTCCTCATGGTCATTGCCATAGTGGTCCTGATGCTGCTGTAA